One part of the Tunicatimonas pelagia genome encodes these proteins:
- the serS gene encoding serine--tRNA ligase — translation MLAIATIANNEAATVQGLIKRGLANAQHLVDQVVKLNQSRKETQAKLDETLAASNNLSRQIGQLMKEEKREEAEAVKLKTAELKNSSKTLTETLRRYEEQLQQALYNIPNLPHESVPEGMRAEDNEVVLESGELPTLPEGALPHWELIEKYNIIDFALGNKISGAGFPVYKGKGAQLQRALVNFFLDKAREAGYLEVQPPLLINEDSGYGTGQLPDKEGQMYEVVDQKLFLIPTSEVPITNMYRDIILREADLPMKNTGYTPCFRREAGSWGAHVRGLNRLHQFDKVEIVQVSHPAQSYQALEEMLLHARQLLDQLELPYRVLKLCAGDMGFTAALTYDLEVYSAAQQKWLEVSSVSNLETYQANRLKLRYKDENNKTQMLHTLNGSALALPRIVAAILENNQSADGVKVPEVLVPYTGFDTIS, via the coding sequence ATGTTAGCTATCGCAACCATTGCCAATAACGAAGCAGCTACCGTACAAGGTCTGATAAAACGGGGCCTAGCCAATGCTCAACACTTAGTTGATCAGGTAGTAAAACTAAACCAATCGCGAAAAGAAACCCAAGCCAAGCTAGACGAAACGCTGGCAGCATCTAACAATCTGTCGCGACAGATCGGCCAGCTTATGAAAGAAGAAAAGCGCGAGGAAGCTGAAGCTGTAAAGTTAAAAACCGCTGAGCTAAAGAATAGTTCCAAAACGCTGACTGAAACCCTACGCAGATACGAGGAGCAACTGCAGCAAGCACTCTACAATATTCCTAACCTTCCTCACGAGAGTGTGCCGGAAGGAATGCGGGCCGAAGATAACGAAGTGGTGCTGGAAAGTGGCGAACTTCCAACCCTACCAGAGGGGGCACTACCGCACTGGGAGCTCATTGAGAAGTACAATATCATTGATTTTGCCTTAGGCAATAAAATTTCTGGGGCGGGTTTTCCGGTTTATAAGGGAAAAGGAGCCCAACTGCAACGGGCATTGGTTAATTTCTTTTTGGATAAGGCGCGAGAAGCAGGTTATTTAGAAGTGCAACCTCCACTACTAATTAACGAAGATTCCGGCTACGGAACCGGACAGTTACCCGACAAGGAGGGACAAATGTACGAGGTGGTAGATCAAAAGCTATTCCTGATTCCTACATCGGAAGTGCCTATCACGAATATGTACCGGGACATAATTTTACGAGAAGCAGATTTGCCGATGAAAAATACCGGATATACTCCTTGTTTTCGGCGCGAGGCTGGCTCGTGGGGAGCACACGTTCGGGGGCTGAACCGTCTTCATCAGTTTGATAAAGTAGAGATTGTGCAAGTTAGTCATCCCGCACAATCGTATCAAGCCTTAGAAGAAATGTTACTACACGCTCGTCAGTTACTGGATCAATTAGAACTTCCTTACCGGGTGCTAAAACTTTGTGCGGGCGATATGGGCTTCACCGCCGCGCTCACTTATGATTTGGAAGTCTATTCGGCTGCTCAGCAAAAATGGCTCGAAGTAAGTTCGGTAAGTAATTTAGAGACGTACCAAGCCAACCGTCTCAAACTTCGTTATAAAGATGAAAACAATAAAACCCAGATGCTGCATACCCTCAACGGGAGTGCACTAGCACTTCCCCGGATTGTAGCGGCTATTTTAGAAAACAATCAATCTGCTGACGGGGTTAAAGTGCCAGAGGTGCTTGTCCCCTACACCGGATTTGATACTATTAGCTAA
- a CDS encoding endonuclease/exonuclease/phosphatase family protein: MKIVLYVIGSLFVVATLLPLIKHDHWAVRGFDFPHVQITIVNLLLFLSLVIFFPVQGWFNILFILTQIGCLIYQAFIIYPYTPAAGSQVKQTQQHIGDNAIGLMVTNVLMYNRNIEECLERIRSVDPDVLLMVETDEWWKTKMAPIRQKYNHYLEYPLENTYGMLLYAKFKLEDFDIRFLVKPDIPSFHGKVILPSGQPINLHCLHPEPPSPTESETSTERDAELLILGRNIIKADEPTLVAGDLNDVAWSYSTRLFIRISGLLDPRMGRGFYSTFHAKYPLMRWPLDHVFISNHFKLVELKRLPSYGSDHLPIYIRVNYEATAQYEQEKSKTDQLGRELAKEKIEKIRS; encoded by the coding sequence ATGAAGATTGTCCTATACGTAATAGGTAGTTTATTCGTGGTAGCTACGTTATTACCTCTCATAAAGCACGACCATTGGGCAGTAAGAGGGTTTGATTTTCCGCACGTTCAGATTACCATTGTGAATCTCCTGCTATTTCTGAGTCTGGTTATTTTTTTTCCGGTGCAGGGTTGGTTTAACATTTTGTTTATTCTCACGCAAATTGGGTGTCTGATATACCAGGCGTTTATTATCTACCCGTATACTCCGGCAGCCGGATCGCAGGTGAAGCAAACCCAACAGCACATCGGTGACAATGCTATTGGCTTGATGGTGACCAATGTTTTAATGTATAATCGGAATATTGAAGAGTGTTTGGAGCGAATCAGGTCGGTTGACCCCGATGTGCTACTAATGGTTGAAACTGACGAATGGTGGAAAACGAAAATGGCACCCATCCGGCAAAAATATAATCACTATTTGGAGTATCCGTTGGAAAACACCTACGGCATGTTGCTGTACGCTAAATTCAAGTTAGAAGATTTCGATATTAGATTCTTAGTTAAACCCGATATCCCATCATTCCACGGCAAAGTAATTCTACCTTCAGGCCAGCCGATAAACCTCCATTGCTTACACCCTGAACCCCCCAGCCCCACCGAAAGCGAAACTTCTACTGAGCGCGATGCTGAGTTACTTATTTTAGGTAGAAATATTATCAAGGCCGACGAGCCTACGCTGGTGGCCGGAGATTTGAACGATGTAGCTTGGTCGTACTCTACCCGTTTGTTTATTAGAATCAGCGGGTTGCTCGACCCGAGAATGGGGCGAGGCTTTTATAGCACCTTTCACGCAAAGTACCCGCTTATGCGGTGGCCACTAGATCATGTTTTTATTTCTAACCATTTCAAGTTGGTAGAGCTAAAACGGCTACCTTCCTACGGGTCTGATCATTTACCTATTTACATTAGGGTAAACTATGAGGCCACCGCTCAATACGAGCAAGAGAAGTCTAAGACCGATCAGCTAGGTCGGGAATTGGCGAAAGAGAAGATCGAGAAAATCAGGAGCTGA
- a CDS encoding glycosyltransferase family 2 protein: MKEIAIDSITYIAENLILIYGLILAGFSIFLSIVGLTEIRKYLKGSRLDDPQALLSSPLIPKISLVVPMYNEGQTIIDSVRSLLSLQYNNYEVIVVNDGSTDESLRKMIEYFQLVPTHLESNYELSTKKVRCLYKSRQKVFGRLTVIDKTNGGKADALNAGLNHAEGKLVATMDADSIIAPNALLKMVKPFLQDSKRVIATGSMIRIANSCTIEDGSLVKIQLPKGWLARFQALEYIRVFLLSRLGWSRLNGLLIISGAFGLFDREIVVKAGGYYTNTVGEDMELTIRMRRYMHENNLPYKVIYIPDPLCWTEAPGNIAQLSRQRNRWARGTAETLIKHRGLLLNPKYKLMGWLSYPYWLCFEFLAPFVESIGLAYFLTLAIVGQLDWTNFLFFLIIIYFFSVLLSLIALVAEEYSYHKYQHTSDMAKLILTALLEPIFYHPIILVNSLKGNLDLLVGKKSWGDMQRRGFTKQQEKLPKKVA, translated from the coding sequence ATGAAAGAAATTGCTATCGATAGTATTACGTACATTGCTGAGAACCTGATCTTGATCTACGGGCTAATCCTGGCCGGCTTCTCTATTTTCCTTTCTATTGTTGGTTTAACGGAAATCAGAAAATACCTTAAAGGCAGTCGCCTGGATGATCCACAAGCCCTACTGTCTTCTCCTCTTATTCCGAAAATTTCGTTAGTGGTGCCAATGTACAATGAAGGGCAAACCATTATCGATAGCGTACGTTCGCTCTTATCCCTACAGTACAATAACTACGAAGTAATTGTAGTAAATGACGGTAGCACCGATGAGTCGTTGCGTAAAATGATAGAGTACTTTCAACTAGTGCCAACCCACCTGGAAAGTAATTATGAGTTATCTACCAAGAAGGTACGTTGCTTGTACAAGTCGCGCCAAAAAGTTTTTGGCCGGCTCACGGTAATTGATAAGACGAATGGTGGCAAGGCTGATGCATTAAATGCCGGATTGAACCATGCCGAGGGTAAACTGGTAGCCACTATGGATGCTGACTCTATTATTGCCCCGAATGCTCTACTCAAAATGGTAAAGCCCTTTTTGCAGGACTCTAAGCGAGTGATTGCCACGGGTAGTATGATCCGTATTGCCAATTCTTGCACAATTGAAGACGGAAGTTTGGTTAAAATACAATTGCCCAAAGGTTGGTTGGCTCGGTTTCAAGCGTTGGAATATATTCGGGTATTTCTTCTCAGCCGCTTGGGGTGGAGTCGGTTGAATGGTCTATTAATCATTTCGGGAGCTTTTGGTCTGTTTGATCGAGAAATTGTGGTAAAAGCCGGGGGGTACTACACCAATACGGTAGGCGAAGATATGGAGCTAACGATACGAATGCGCCGATACATGCATGAAAACAACCTACCTTACAAAGTAATCTATATACCCGACCCACTGTGCTGGACTGAGGCCCCGGGAAATATAGCCCAACTTAGTCGGCAACGTAACCGCTGGGCACGGGGCACTGCCGAAACCTTAATCAAACACCGAGGGCTACTACTTAATCCTAAATATAAACTGATGGGCTGGTTGAGCTACCCTTATTGGTTGTGCTTTGAGTTTTTAGCTCCATTTGTTGAGAGTATTGGCTTGGCTTACTTTCTAACGTTAGCAATAGTAGGTCAGCTAGATTGGACTAATTTTTTATTCTTTTTAATTATAATATATTTCTTCTCAGTACTGTTGTCCTTAATTGCATTAGTAGCCGAAGAATACTCTTATCATAAGTACCAACATACGTCAGATATGGCCAAGCTTATTCTGACTGCTCTGCTGGAACCTATATTTTATCACCCTATTATTTTGGTTAATTCATTAAAGGGAAATCTAGATCTTTTAGTTGGAAAGAAAAGTTGGGGTGACATGCAGCGCCGAGGGTTTACTAAGCAACAAGAGAAGTTACCAAAAAAGGTGGCCTGA
- a CDS encoding HEAT repeat domain-containing protein, whose protein sequence is MIVAIQLETLLSAHGLLLGIAAFLVSVCLILVIILYVRRTISVAKEKKRSDLQFRYQYLLYDALVEAQAENASTNFLEVALQLFQREQKQNKYIDQQILTDIILNLKKSLSGSAQNQLLRLAHALELPEYSLKKLRERKFSVRAQGLHEISALQVDRPEVKKEIESLNPADTSHMAQEVILALAKLDSSPNLAFLSSLNTPLSEWLQIRLHHYLRSIERHQLPNFSRWLTSENESIVLFALRMIAEFQQHSAGKAVLHQLGSSSPLITAEAIKTVGQLQLSEAIPTLMNLAQHEDTDVQLASLQVISQLGNQQQATSLSHLHQHPNYWVRRATSKAVAQLQSNAESL, encoded by the coding sequence ATGATAGTCGCCATTCAACTAGAAACATTACTATCCGCTCATGGATTGCTGCTGGGCATCGCTGCTTTTCTTGTATCTGTTTGCCTCATCCTAGTGATAATCCTGTATGTCCGTCGCACTATTTCGGTAGCTAAAGAAAAGAAAAGAAGCGATCTACAGTTCCGCTATCAGTATTTGCTGTACGATGCTCTAGTCGAAGCGCAAGCAGAAAATGCTTCAACTAATTTTTTAGAAGTAGCCTTACAACTATTCCAGCGAGAACAAAAACAAAATAAATACATTGATCAGCAAATCCTGACCGATATTATTCTTAACCTTAAGAAGAGTCTCAGTGGTTCAGCTCAAAACCAGCTTCTCCGCTTGGCTCATGCTTTGGAGCTACCAGAGTACTCATTAAAAAAACTGCGAGAACGGAAATTTAGCGTGCGAGCCCAAGGCTTACACGAAATTAGTGCGCTACAGGTAGATCGTCCGGAGGTGAAAAAAGAGATAGAATCTCTAAATCCAGCCGATACGTCACACATGGCTCAAGAGGTTATTTTAGCACTGGCTAAGCTAGACTCATCCCCTAATTTGGCATTCTTGAGTAGCCTAAATACCCCATTAAGTGAATGGCTACAAATCCGCTTACATCATTACTTACGCAGTATTGAAAGGCACCAACTTCCTAACTTTAGCCGGTGGCTTACTTCTGAAAATGAAAGCATTGTGCTATTTGCCCTCCGTATGATTGCGGAGTTTCAACAGCATTCGGCAGGTAAAGCCGTGCTGCATCAACTTGGTAGTTCCTCTCCATTGATTACTGCCGAAGCCATCAAGACAGTAGGGCAGCTCCAGCTTTCGGAAGCTATACCTACGCTTATGAATTTGGCTCAGCACGAAGATACCGACGTTCAGTTGGCTAGCCTGCAAGTGATAAGCCAGTTGGGAAATCAGCAACAGGCTACTAGTTTGAGTCATCTTCACCAGCACCCTAATTACTGGGTAAGAAGAGCTACTTCTAAGGCAGTAGCCCAGCTTCAATCTAACGCAGAATCATTGTAA
- a CDS encoding YaiO family outer membrane beta-barrel protein yields MKNVNIHITLISLITLVTSGQLFSQSMNADSLYTTARSQAYAQQYDSAVANLRVLLANHPERYDAHLLLCSIYSWEREFEQARAAYQVILKQYPTVEVYRGAGRVEMWDAAWADALTIFNQGLSSYPGDTVLTLLKAQTLAQLGRTEEGIILLEDMLPSPQADSLLHELRPQNAKNAIRASYYYANFDEIFTPWHIGSLEYERRTKLGPVIARVSRARMFDQIGQQAELDFYPKIASRTYAYLNFGISDRTVFPNLRWGGEIFQGVGASTEISGGMRMLYFEPATVRIYTAQLGHYAGSHWISARGFLTNIQEASNAAGAFTYRRYIRHSDQYFSLYANYGNAPIQVVSLPEILRVNTQRLGIDYKHAFWQRTLLVRLMAEYQWEEYVELRQVNRWGLEFGLEKRF; encoded by the coding sequence ATGAAAAACGTTAATATACATATCACCCTAATTTCTTTAATTACGCTAGTTACCTCGGGGCAGCTCTTCAGTCAATCAATGAATGCTGATAGTTTGTACACTACTGCCCGGTCTCAAGCCTATGCTCAGCAATATGATTCAGCAGTAGCCAATCTACGGGTGTTGCTGGCCAACCACCCTGAGCGGTACGATGCTCACCTTCTGCTATGCTCAATCTATAGTTGGGAACGGGAATTTGAACAGGCGCGCGCTGCTTATCAAGTAATTTTGAAGCAGTACCCTACGGTAGAAGTTTATCGTGGAGCCGGACGAGTAGAAATGTGGGATGCTGCTTGGGCCGATGCCCTTACTATATTTAACCAAGGATTAAGCAGTTATCCTGGCGATACAGTACTCACATTACTCAAAGCACAGACACTGGCTCAACTAGGACGAACCGAAGAAGGGATAATACTGCTGGAAGACATGCTCCCTTCGCCACAAGCCGACAGTTTGCTGCATGAACTTCGTCCTCAAAATGCTAAAAATGCGATTCGGGCTAGCTACTACTACGCGAACTTTGATGAGATTTTTACCCCTTGGCATATTGGCAGCTTAGAATATGAACGCCGCACTAAACTCGGGCCAGTCATCGCGCGGGTGAGTCGCGCTCGTATGTTTGATCAAATTGGTCAGCAAGCGGAGTTAGACTTTTACCCTAAAATTGCTTCTCGTACTTACGCCTACCTCAATTTCGGAATATCGGATCGAACGGTATTTCCCAATTTGCGCTGGGGAGGTGAAATTTTTCAAGGAGTTGGTGCGAGTACCGAAATATCGGGTGGAATGCGAATGTTATATTTTGAACCGGCTACTGTACGTATTTACACTGCTCAACTAGGTCATTACGCCGGTTCTCACTGGATTTCTGCTCGGGGTTTTCTAACGAACATACAAGAGGCTAGCAACGCCGCCGGAGCTTTCACTTACCGGAGATACATTCGGCATAGCGATCAGTACTTTAGCTTGTATGCCAACTACGGCAATGCTCCGATACAAGTAGTGAGCTTACCCGAAATACTACGGGTGAATACGCAAAGGTTGGGCATTGATTATAAACATGCTTTTTGGCAACGCACGCTACTGGTACGTTTAATGGCTGAGTATCAGTGGGAAGAGTATGTTGAGCTTCGTCAGGTAAACCGTTGGGGACTTGAGTTTGGGTTAGAGAAAAGATTTTAA
- a CDS encoding response regulator transcription factor: MDTAKILIAEDDEALLNMIAFKLKGEGFSQIFHAYDGKRAKRVIQEEKPSVIITDILMPFASGLEVISYVRLELDYDPFIIALSAMDTPQAEAEAYDLGANYYLAKPFNLQGLVDQVKQIIPVVL, translated from the coding sequence ATGGATACTGCTAAAATACTAATCGCTGAAGATGATGAAGCTCTACTAAATATGATTGCTTTCAAGCTGAAAGGCGAAGGGTTCTCCCAAATATTTCATGCTTACGATGGCAAACGAGCCAAGCGAGTAATTCAGGAAGAAAAGCCTTCCGTGATTATTACCGATATTCTTATGCCTTTTGCCTCTGGATTGGAAGTGATTAGTTACGTGAGGTTGGAACTGGATTACGATCCGTTCATCATCGCCTTGTCAGCTATGGATACCCCCCAAGCTGAAGCGGAAGCTTATGATCTCGGAGCCAACTACTATTTGGCTAAGCCCTTCAATTTGCAAGGCTTGGTCGATCAGGTAAAGCAGATAATACCCGTAGTTTTATGA
- a CDS encoding dihydrofolate reductase produces the protein MIKSIMVARSDNHVIGKDNDLVWHMPADLKYFKETTSGHFVTMGRKTYQSVDKPLPGRLNIIITRQDDFYRENCLVTHSLDEALAIGEQNGQREMFILGGAQIYKLALDVADRIYLTEIHGEFEGDTFFPEIDSSIWQEVKREDHEADEKNPYPYSFVVLERY, from the coding sequence ATGATTAAATCGATAATGGTAGCCCGATCTGATAATCATGTGATCGGTAAAGACAATGACTTGGTGTGGCATATGCCCGCCGATTTAAAATACTTCAAAGAAACCACCAGCGGCCACTTTGTAACAATGGGGCGAAAGACCTATCAGTCAGTAGATAAACCACTACCCGGTAGACTCAACATTATTATCACCCGGCAAGATGATTTTTATCGGGAGAATTGCCTGGTAACTCATAGTTTAGATGAAGCCCTAGCTATAGGTGAGCAAAATGGTCAGCGAGAGATGTTTATACTTGGTGGTGCCCAAATTTATAAACTCGCCTTAGACGTAGCCGATCGTATCTACCTTACCGAAATTCACGGTGAATTTGAAGGCGATACCTTCTTCCCAGAAATTGATTCCAGTATTTGGCAGGAAGTAAAACGGGAAGACCACGAAGCCGACGAAAAGAATCCCTACCCTTATTCATTTGTGGTACTTGAGCGGTACTAA
- the fmt gene encoding methionyl-tRNA formyltransferase, with product MHQTRIIFMGTPEFAVSSLQILVENQSFGDPTLGDPIEVVAVITAPDKPKGRGRKIAYSPVKQYALTQDIPVLQPTNLKNPDFLEELKSYEADLQVVVAFRMLPEVVWNMPTQGTFNLHASYLPQYRGAAPINWAIINGETETGVTTFMIRHEIDTGNILFQDKEPIYADDTAGTLYERLMKKGAKLVLRTVKAISQNNYALTPQEDISDLKPAPKIHRETCKIDWNQSAEQIRNFVRGLSPYPAAWTELTLAGGEKKNCKVFLLNHTDLAETDQAPGDFATDNKSYLHMRAQDGWLAIEELQLEGKRRMMIDEFLRGTAL from the coding sequence ATGCACCAAACTCGAATTATTTTTATGGGCACACCGGAGTTTGCGGTTTCATCGCTGCAAATTTTAGTGGAAAATCAGTCGTTCGGCGATCCGACGCTCGGCGATCCGATTGAAGTGGTAGCAGTAATTACGGCACCCGATAAACCGAAGGGGCGAGGGAGGAAAATTGCTTATTCCCCCGTTAAGCAGTATGCCCTTACGCAAGATATTCCGGTGCTGCAACCTACGAACTTGAAAAACCCTGATTTTTTAGAAGAATTAAAAAGCTACGAAGCTGATCTACAGGTAGTAGTTGCTTTCCGAATGCTGCCTGAGGTTGTTTGGAATATGCCAACTCAAGGCACTTTCAATCTCCATGCATCGTATTTGCCGCAGTATCGGGGAGCGGCCCCAATTAATTGGGCAATTATCAATGGTGAAACCGAAACAGGCGTAACCACCTTTATGATCCGTCATGAGATTGATACGGGTAATATTCTCTTCCAAGACAAAGAGCCAATTTACGCCGACGATACGGCTGGGACGCTGTATGAACGTTTGATGAAAAAAGGTGCCAAGCTGGTATTGAGAACAGTAAAGGCGATTAGCCAAAATAATTATGCCCTTACTCCACAAGAAGATATTTCAGACCTAAAACCTGCTCCCAAGATTCATCGGGAAACCTGCAAAATTGATTGGAATCAATCTGCCGAACAGATTCGTAACTTTGTGCGAGGGCTTTCTCCTTATCCGGCAGCCTGGACGGAACTCACCTTGGCCGGTGGAGAGAAAAAGAACTGTAAGGTATTCCTGCTAAATCATACCGATTTAGCAGAAACTGACCAAGCTCCCGGCGATTTTGCTACAGATAATAAATCGTACTTGCACATGCGGGCACAGGATGGCTGGTTGGCGATAGAGGAGCTTCAACTAGAAGGAAAAAGACGAATGATGATTGACGAATTTTTACGAGGAACAGCGTTATGA
- a CDS encoding HAD hydrolase-like protein, translating into MKTLIIDLDHTIFDPRTIRFQDIGHLFSVFAQQISPISQQEAQKDFFFLSTNNFIDKYSLDKSVLRLELERTKLDVKLDVLPFEDYTFVQRMKVRRVLLTSGITAFQNLKINSLGIKDDFAEICINDPLDNVPDGKLVVMQQLKNQTEDAENNLVVIGDNLEEEIKYGQSLGLRSILIDRVGNSESLYDCESISSFEELVL; encoded by the coding sequence ATGAAAACATTAATCATTGATCTAGATCATACTATATTTGATCCCCGTACCATCCGTTTTCAGGATATAGGACACCTCTTTAGCGTATTTGCTCAGCAAATTTCGCCTATCAGTCAGCAAGAAGCTCAGAAAGACTTTTTTTTTCTTTCTACAAATAATTTCATTGACAAATACAGTCTTGACAAGTCGGTACTTCGCTTGGAATTAGAACGTACCAAATTAGATGTAAAGCTTGATGTTTTGCCATTTGAAGACTATACCTTTGTCCAAAGAATGAAGGTTCGTAGAGTTCTTTTAACCAGTGGAATTACTGCTTTCCAAAATCTTAAGATTAATAGTTTAGGCATCAAAGATGATTTTGCTGAAATCTGCATCAACGACCCGTTGGATAATGTTCCAGATGGGAAGCTGGTTGTTATGCAGCAGCTAAAAAACCAAACGGAAGATGCAGAAAACAATTTGGTCGTGATTGGAGATAATCTTGAAGAGGAAATAAAGTATGGACAGTCTTTGGGATTGAGGTCTATACTGATTGATCGGGTGGGAAATAGCGAAAGCCTGTACGACTGTGAAAGTATATCTTCATTTGAGGAGCTAGTTTTGTAA
- a CDS encoding exo-beta-N-acetylmuramidase NamZ family protein gives MNLFYLTYIAVILGLLTGCQPSESGVANASTPSAEVELPILPAAYQTKTYVPLLKDNRVGMVVNHTSLIDTTHLVDSLLSLDVNITQIFAPEHGFRGEAANGEEVQDATDVRTGLPIVSLYGKNRKPTAAQLQNIDVVIFDIQDVGARFYTYISTMHYVMETCAEEDKRMVILDRPNPNGFYIGGPVREPEQKSFLGMHPIPIVHGLTVGELAKMINGEGWLTDSLQCDVEVIPVKNYTHADRYALPVRPSPNLPNDQAINLYPSLCLFEATSFSLGRGTEFPFQVLGNPNRAIQQSILTEYPSFDSIQFTPQDIPGVAFDTKHRGELCYGVDLREIPLLEDFTLKFLMDYYQQAQAHGMSNEEFIDRSDAFALLAGNKTLQKQIEAGKSLKEIEQSWEPELSEYKEMRKKYLLYEDFE, from the coding sequence ATGAATTTATTTTACCTTACATATATCGCTGTGATTCTGGGGCTCTTAACCGGATGCCAGCCATCTGAAAGTGGTGTCGCCAATGCCAGTACCCCAAGTGCTGAAGTTGAACTTCCTATTTTACCCGCCGCTTATCAAACTAAGACGTATGTACCTCTTTTGAAAGATAATCGGGTAGGGATGGTGGTCAATCACACTTCGCTAATCGATACTACACACTTGGTGGATTCCTTACTTTCGCTGGATGTAAATATCACCCAGATTTTTGCTCCTGAACACGGTTTCCGGGGAGAAGCCGCCAATGGAGAGGAAGTACAGGATGCGACTGATGTGCGAACCGGATTGCCGATTGTATCGCTCTACGGAAAAAACCGCAAGCCCACAGCGGCACAGTTGCAAAATATTGATGTCGTGATTTTTGATATTCAAGACGTGGGCGCGCGGTTCTACACCTACATCAGCACCATGCACTACGTAATGGAAACCTGTGCCGAAGAAGATAAACGTATGGTGATTTTGGATCGCCCCAATCCCAATGGCTTTTACATTGGGGGGCCGGTTCGTGAACCCGAACAGAAGTCTTTTTTAGGAATGCACCCTATTCCTATTGTTCATGGCCTCACGGTAGGAGAGCTAGCGAAAATGATTAACGGCGAAGGCTGGCTTACCGATAGCTTGCAGTGCGATGTAGAAGTTATTCCGGTAAAAAATTATACTCACGCCGATCGTTATGCACTGCCTGTGCGCCCCTCGCCTAATTTACCTAACGATCAAGCGATCAATCTTTATCCATCACTTTGCTTGTTTGAAGCTACAAGTTTCAGTTTGGGACGGGGCACTGAGTTTCCTTTTCAGGTGCTCGGAAACCCCAATCGAGCTATCCAGCAGAGCATTCTAACCGAATATCCTTCGTTTGATTCTATTCAATTTACTCCCCAGGATATTCCCGGAGTCGCTTTTGACACCAAACATCGGGGTGAACTTTGTTACGGGGTTGATCTGCGAGAAATTCCTCTCTTAGAAGACTTTACCCTAAAGTTTCTAATGGATTATTATCAGCAAGCCCAAGCCCACGGCATGTCCAACGAAGAATTCATTGATCGCTCCGATGCCTTTGCATTACTCGCCGGAAACAAAACCCTACAAAAGCAAATAGAAGCAGGCAAAAGCCTAAAAGAAATTGAGCAAAGCTGGGAACCTGAGCTTTCGGAGTACAAAGAAATGCGGAAAAAGTATTTGCTGTACGAGGACTTTGAGTAA